In Quercus lobata isolate SW786 chromosome 12, ValleyOak3.0 Primary Assembly, whole genome shotgun sequence, a genomic segment contains:
- the LOC115970713 gene encoding serine/threonine-protein kinase AFC3 isoform X2 encodes MVSLEVAQVMENRTKKRTRSAWDITPAQPQAKRGEVVSSNEVISRRRQASPPRRDDDREGHYVFNLGENLTPRYKILSKMGEGTFGRVLECWDRQTREYVAIKVVRSIRKYRNAAMIEVDVLQHLAKNDKGDSHCVQIRSWFDYRNHICIVFEKLGPSLFDFLKRNKYCPFPVDLVREFGRQLLESVAYMHDLRLIHTDLKPENILLVSSDYKVSSDEMLSRCLPKSSAIKLIDFGSAAFDNQNHSSIVSTRHYRAPEVILGLGWSYPCDLWSVGCILVELCSGEALFQTHENLEHLAMMERVFGPLPEHMIRRADKGAEKYFRRGLRLNWPEGAVSRESIRAVNKLHRLQDLVSQHVESSRFSLTDLLNGLLMYEPSERLTARQALNHPFFNNLT; translated from the exons ATGGTGAGCTTGGAAGTTGCACAAGTGATGGAGAATCGAACCAAGAAAAGAACTCGCTCCGCGTGGGACATCACACCAGCTCAACCACAG gCGAAACGGGGAGAGGTGGTGAGTAGTAATGAAGTGATAAGTAGAAGAAGACAAGCGTCGCCGCCGAGAAGGGACGACGATCGTGAAGGCCATTACGTCTTCAATCTCGGCGAGAATCTCACTCCTAGAT ATAAGATACTCAGCAAGATGGGTGAAG GCACATTTGGTCGAGTTTTGGAATGTTGGGACCGTCAAACACGAGAGTATGTGGCAATCAAGGTAGTTCGAAGCATACGCAAATACCGCAATGCAGCGATGATTGAGGTTGATGTACTTCAACATCTTGCCAAGAATGATAAAGGCGACTCCCA TTGCGTTCAAATTCGGAGCTGGTTTGATTACCGCAATCACATATGTATT GTGTTTGAGAAGCTTGGACCAAGCTTATTTGATTTTctaaagagaaataaatacTGCCCATTCCCTGTGGATCTTGTTCGGGAATTTGGACGACAGCTTTTGGAATCTGTAGCAT ATATGCATGATTTACGCTTAATTCACACTGACCTGAAGCCAGAAAATATACTTCTTGTGTCTTCTGACTAT AAGGTTTCTTCAGATGAAATGCTATCCAGGTGCTTGCCCAAGTCTAGTGCCATTAAGCTGATTGATTTTGGTAGTGCTGCTTTTGATAATCAGAATCATAGCTCCATTGTTTCAACAAGGCATTACAGAGCCCCTGAGGTTATTTTAG GTTTAGGATGGAGTTATCCATGTGATTTGTGGAGCGTTGGCTGTATACTTGTTGAACTCTGCTCg GGTGAAGCATTATTTCAGACCCATGAGAATTTAGAGCATTTGGCAATGATGGAGAGGGTGTTCGGACCTCTGCCAGAGCATATGATTCGAAGGGCTGA CAAAGGTGCTGAAAAATATTTCAGGCGAGGATTGCGCCTAAATTGGCCAGAAGGAGCTGTTTCAAGGGAGAGTATTAGAGCTGTCAACAAGCTCCATCGTCTACAG GATCTGGTATCTCAACATGTAGAGTCCTCAAGATTCTCTCTCACCGATTTGTTGAATGGTTTACTAATGTATGAGCCATCCGAACGACTCACGGCTCGACAGGCTTTGAATCATCCCttctttaataatttaactTGA
- the LOC115970712 gene encoding pentatricopeptide repeat-containing protein At2g20540-like: MAKRTSVFAIREMEDLFVPMLRNCVNMAELKKIHAHILKFALLQSNFLVTKMVDVCDNSADIEYASLLFKQVLEPNGFLYNAMIRAYTHNNRYTIAITQYKQMLTNPQAENPILPDRFTFPFVIKCCAGLSCHFLGQQIHAQVCKFGPKSLLIIENALIDMYTKCDNFIDAHKVFDEMTERDAISWNSLLSGHVRLGQMRRARAMFEDMPNKTIVSWTTMIAGYARIGCYVDALDVFRRMQLVGIEPDEISIVSVLPACAQLGALEVGKWIHIYADKKRLSRKTNICNALIEMYAKCGCIDQALQLFSKMVERDVISWSTMIGGLANHGKAREAIELFQDMQRAKVQPNGITFLGILSACTHAGLWDEGLKYFDSMRKFYHIEPEIEHYGCLVDLLGRSGRLDQALDTIKKMQMKPDSKIWGSLLSSCRTHCNIEIAIIAMEHLLEFEPDDTGNYVLLSNIYADLGKWDGVSRMRKLIRSKSMKKTPGCSLIEVNNAVQEFASGDDSKPFSKDIFCMLELLALHHDSTDDMIEVAYEDIS, translated from the coding sequence ATGGCAAAGAGAACCAGCGTCTTTGCTATTAGAGAAATGGAAGATCTATTCGTGCCCATGTTGCGAAACTGCGTAAACATGGCGGAATTGAAGAAAATCCATGCCCACATTTTGAAGTTCGCACTTTTACAGAGCAATTTCTTGGTGACAAAAATGGTGGATGTCTGCGACAACAGTGCGGATATAGAGTATGCGAGTTTGCTCTTCAAGCAAGTGCTTGAGCCAAATGGGTTTTTGTACAATGCAATGATCAGAGCTTATACGCATAATAATAGATATACTATAGCAATCACCCAGTACAAGCAAATGCTAACAAACCCACAAGCTGAAAATCCCATTTTGCCTGATAGATTCACATTCCCATTTGTGATTAAGTGCTGTGCGGGGCTTTCCTGTCATTTTCTGGGTCAGCAGATTCATGCCCAGGTGTGTAAGTTTGGGCCAAAGTCACTTTTAATCATAGAGAATGCACTAATAGATATGTATACCAAGTGTGATAATTTTATAGATGCACATAAAGTGTTTGACGAAATGACTGAAAGAGATGCAATTTCTTGGAATAGTCTGCTCTCTGGGCATGTCAGGTTGGGGCAGATGAGAAGGGCTAGAGCAATGTTTGAGGATATGCCAAACAAGACTATTGTCTCTTGGACAACAATGATTGCGGGGTATGCACGAATCGGGTGCTATGTGGATGCATTGGATGTTTTTCGCCGAATGCAACTGGTTGGTATTGAACCTGATGAGATTAGTATTGTGTCTGTTTTGCCAGCATGTGCGCAGCTTGGAGCCCTTGAGGTTGGGAAATGGATTCACATTTATGCAGATAAAAAAAGGTTGTCACGTAAGACTAATATCTGTAATGCATTGATTGAAATGTATGCCAAATGTGGTTGCATTGACCAAGCATTGCAATTGTTTAGTAAAATGGTTGAGAGGGATGTGATATCTTGGAGTACCATGATTGGAGGTCTAGCAAATCATGGGAAAGCTCGTGAAGCAATTGAACTCTTTCAAGATATGCAGAGAGCAAAGGTTCAACCAAATGGTATTACTTTTCTTGGTATTTTATCGGCCTGCACCCATGCTGGTTTGTGGGATGAgggattaaaatattttgattccATGAGAAAATTCTATCATATAGAGCCAGAAATTGAGCATTATGGTTGTTTAGTTGATCTTCTTGGACGCTCTGGGCGCCTTGATCAGGCTCTTGACACAATAAAGAAGATGCAAATGAAGCCAGATTCAAAGATATGGGGCTCTTTGTTAAGTTCCTGCAGAACTCATTGCAATATTGAGATTGCTATTATTGCTATGGAGCACCTTCTGGAGTTTGAACCAGATGACACAGGGAACTATGTGTTGCTTTCCAATATTTATGCAGATCTTGGGAAGTGGGATGGTGTGTCAAGGATGAGGAAACTCATAAGAAGCAAGAGCATGAAGAAAACACCAGGATGCAGCTTGATTGAAGTTAACAATGCGGTTCAAGAATTTGCATCAGGTGACGATTCAAAACCATTTTCGAAAGATATCTTTTGTATGCTAGAGCTGCTGGCTTTGCATCATGACAGTACTGATGATATGATAGAAGTTGCATATGAGGATATTAGTTAA
- the LOC115970713 gene encoding serine/threonine-protein kinase AFC3 isoform X5, translating to MYYMHDLRLIHTDLKPENILLVSSDYVRLPGYKKVSSDEMLSRCLPKSSAIKLIDFGSAAFDNQNHSSIVSTRHYRAPEVILGLGWSYPCDLWSVGCILVELCSGEALFQTHENLEHLAMMERVFGPLPEHMIRRADKGAEKYFRRGLRLNWPEGAVSRESIRAVNKLHRLQDLVSQHVESSRFSLTDLLNGLLMYEPSERLTARQALNHPFFNNLT from the exons ATGTATT ATATGCATGATTTACGCTTAATTCACACTGACCTGAAGCCAGAAAATATACTTCTTGTGTCTTCTGACTATGTAAGGCTCCCTGGTTATAAG AAGGTTTCTTCAGATGAAATGCTATCCAGGTGCTTGCCCAAGTCTAGTGCCATTAAGCTGATTGATTTTGGTAGTGCTGCTTTTGATAATCAGAATCATAGCTCCATTGTTTCAACAAGGCATTACAGAGCCCCTGAGGTTATTTTAG GTTTAGGATGGAGTTATCCATGTGATTTGTGGAGCGTTGGCTGTATACTTGTTGAACTCTGCTCg GGTGAAGCATTATTTCAGACCCATGAGAATTTAGAGCATTTGGCAATGATGGAGAGGGTGTTCGGACCTCTGCCAGAGCATATGATTCGAAGGGCTGA CAAAGGTGCTGAAAAATATTTCAGGCGAGGATTGCGCCTAAATTGGCCAGAAGGAGCTGTTTCAAGGGAGAGTATTAGAGCTGTCAACAAGCTCCATCGTCTACAG GATCTGGTATCTCAACATGTAGAGTCCTCAAGATTCTCTCTCACCGATTTGTTGAATGGTTTACTAATGTATGAGCCATCCGAACGACTCACGGCTCGACAGGCTTTGAATCATCCCttctttaataatttaactTGA
- the LOC115970713 gene encoding serine/threonine-protein kinase AFC3 isoform X1: protein MVSLEVAQVMENRTKKRTRSAWDITPAQPQAKRGEVVSSNEVISRRRQASPPRRDDDREGHYVFNLGENLTPRYKILSKMGEGTFGRVLECWDRQTREYVAIKVVRSIRKYRNAAMIEVDVLQHLAKNDKGDSHCVQIRSWFDYRNHICIVFEKLGPSLFDFLKRNKYCPFPVDLVREFGRQLLESVAYMHDLRLIHTDLKPENILLVSSDYVRLPGYKVSSDEMLSRCLPKSSAIKLIDFGSAAFDNQNHSSIVSTRHYRAPEVILGLGWSYPCDLWSVGCILVELCSGEALFQTHENLEHLAMMERVFGPLPEHMIRRADKGAEKYFRRGLRLNWPEGAVSRESIRAVNKLHRLQDLVSQHVESSRFSLTDLLNGLLMYEPSERLTARQALNHPFFNNLT from the exons ATGGTGAGCTTGGAAGTTGCACAAGTGATGGAGAATCGAACCAAGAAAAGAACTCGCTCCGCGTGGGACATCACACCAGCTCAACCACAG gCGAAACGGGGAGAGGTGGTGAGTAGTAATGAAGTGATAAGTAGAAGAAGACAAGCGTCGCCGCCGAGAAGGGACGACGATCGTGAAGGCCATTACGTCTTCAATCTCGGCGAGAATCTCACTCCTAGAT ATAAGATACTCAGCAAGATGGGTGAAG GCACATTTGGTCGAGTTTTGGAATGTTGGGACCGTCAAACACGAGAGTATGTGGCAATCAAGGTAGTTCGAAGCATACGCAAATACCGCAATGCAGCGATGATTGAGGTTGATGTACTTCAACATCTTGCCAAGAATGATAAAGGCGACTCCCA TTGCGTTCAAATTCGGAGCTGGTTTGATTACCGCAATCACATATGTATT GTGTTTGAGAAGCTTGGACCAAGCTTATTTGATTTTctaaagagaaataaatacTGCCCATTCCCTGTGGATCTTGTTCGGGAATTTGGACGACAGCTTTTGGAATCTGTAGCAT ATATGCATGATTTACGCTTAATTCACACTGACCTGAAGCCAGAAAATATACTTCTTGTGTCTTCTGACTATGTAAGGCTCCCTGGTTATAAG GTTTCTTCAGATGAAATGCTATCCAGGTGCTTGCCCAAGTCTAGTGCCATTAAGCTGATTGATTTTGGTAGTGCTGCTTTTGATAATCAGAATCATAGCTCCATTGTTTCAACAAGGCATTACAGAGCCCCTGAGGTTATTTTAG GTTTAGGATGGAGTTATCCATGTGATTTGTGGAGCGTTGGCTGTATACTTGTTGAACTCTGCTCg GGTGAAGCATTATTTCAGACCCATGAGAATTTAGAGCATTTGGCAATGATGGAGAGGGTGTTCGGACCTCTGCCAGAGCATATGATTCGAAGGGCTGA CAAAGGTGCTGAAAAATATTTCAGGCGAGGATTGCGCCTAAATTGGCCAGAAGGAGCTGTTTCAAGGGAGAGTATTAGAGCTGTCAACAAGCTCCATCGTCTACAG GATCTGGTATCTCAACATGTAGAGTCCTCAAGATTCTCTCTCACCGATTTGTTGAATGGTTTACTAATGTATGAGCCATCCGAACGACTCACGGCTCGACAGGCTTTGAATCATCCCttctttaataatttaactTGA
- the LOC115970715 gene encoding uncharacterized protein LOC115970715, whose protein sequence is MASNVREARRRKIMERGSDRLALITGQIQSLPSSSSSHEEITTDSDNPSSQPLISHTAAVSPHGEDEGSGSFMVKHDPITDACQTDADIGESNLAPPLRKCEISDEALGARASEFNGKAQSPLVSSIDQNSSASTLNSEQHLEQQRPQHRFFTPNQISSAIASSERTRFLCSVTVALLVVLSYLGFPLLGSYVIKSMLSFRPLYLLLLTNVTIVLARLLVDKQTGFERAARDENETTSLNGYGWAEQVGNTLETGLVMQKALDAIFMDCSVYAIIVICGLSLASLFS, encoded by the exons atGGCGAGCAACGTTAGAGAAGCCCGAAGGAGGAAGATTATGGAAAGAGGATCCGACCGTTTAGCACTCATTACGGGTCAGATCCAAtcccttccttcttcttcttcttctcacgAAGAAATTACAACCGACTCAGACAACCCTTCATCCCAGCCGTTGATTTCCCACACCGCCGccg TTTCTCCTCATGGTGAGGATGAAGGATCTGGTTCATTCATGGTAAAACATGATCCCATCACCGATGCCTGTCAGACTGATGCTGATATTGGTGAAAGCAATCTAGCACCTCCCTTACGCAAATGTGAGATAAGCGATGAAGCTTTAGGAGCCCGTGCTTCAGAATTCAATGGCAAAGCACAGTCACCTCTGGTCTCATCAATAGATCAAAACTCATCTGCTTCTACTTTGAATTCAGAACAGCATTTAGAGCAGCAAAGACCACAGCATAGATTTTTCACTCCAAATCAAATAAGTTCTGCCATTGCATCATCAGAGCGTACCCGCTTCTTGTGTTCTGTAACTGTAGCCCTTTTAGTTGTGTTATCCTATCTAGGGTTTCCTTTACTAGGCAGCTACGTCATAAAGAGCATGTTAAGCTTTAGGCCACTTTACCTACTTTTGCTAACCAATGTGACAATTGTGCTTGCACGACTTCTTGTTGATAAACAAACAGGTTTTGAAAGGGCAGCCAGAGATGAAAACGAAACCACCTCACTTAACGGATATGGTTGGGCTGAACAAGTAGGTAATACTTTAGAGACAGGTCTGGTGATGCAGAAGGCTCTTGATGCCATTTTCATGGATTGCAGTGTCTATGCAATAATTGTCATTTGTGGACTCTCCCTCGCATCTCTGTTTAGCTAA
- the LOC115972636 gene encoding tRNA (guanine-N(7)-)-methyltransferase, with translation MLENEANPTLSKSTGLPRKRFYRARAHSNPLSDSHFPVPTSPCHVDLSLHYPQFCSSSDQIDSSKKIQFADIGCGFGGLLISLSTLFPDTLMIGMELRDKVTEYVKERILALRVANPGQYQNISVVRTNSMKYIPNYFEKGQLSKMFFLFPDPHFKEKNHRRRVISTHLLDEYAYALGVGGIIYTITDVEELGDWMNACLESHPMFEALTEEELQADPVVKLLSSATEEGQKVARNGGQTFQAVYRRIMPAT, from the coding sequence ATGTTGGAAAATGAGGCAAACCCAACTCTCAGCAAGTCAACTGGCTTGCCTCGGAAGCGTTTCTACAGAGCAAGAGCGCACAGCAACCCATTAAGTGATTCTCACTTCCCAGTACCAACCTCCCCTTGTCATGTCGACTTATCACTTCATTACCCTCAGTTTTGTTCCTCATCTGATCAGATTGATAGTTCCAAAAAGATACAGTTTGCAGATATTGGTTGCGGTTTTGGAGGACTGCTAATTAGTCTCTCAACTCTTTTCCCTGATACCCTAATGATTGGAATGGAACTTAGGGATAAGGTGACAGAGTATGTCAAGGAGCGAATTTTAGCATTGAGGGTGGCAAATCCAGGtcaataccaaaatatttcagTGGTTAGGACAAATTCCATGAAATACATTCCAAATTACTTTGAGAAAGGACAGCTTTCAAAGATGTTCTTCCTGTTTCCGGATCCTCacttcaaagagaaaaatcatCGTCGTCGGGTGATCAGTACACACTTGCTAGACGAGTACGCTTATGCTCTCGGGGTTGGTGGGATTATATATACAATTACAGATGTGGAAGAACTTGGAGACTGGATGAATGCTTGTTTAGAGAGTCACCCCATGTTTGAAGCCCTCACAGAGGAAGAGCTTCAAGCAGATCCAGTTGTAAAGCTCTTGAGTTCTGCAACAGAGGAAGGCCAGAAGGTTGCCAGGAATGGTGGACAGACTTTCCAAGCAGTTTACAGACGCATTATGCCAGCCACGTGA
- the LOC115970713 gene encoding serine/threonine-protein kinase AFC3 isoform X4, which translates to MVSLEVAQVMENRTKKRTRSAWDITPAQPQAKRGEVVSSNEVISRRRQASPPRRDDDREGHYVFNLGENLTPRYKILSKMGEGTFGRVLECWDRQTREYVAIKVVRSIRKYRNAAMIEVDVLQHLAKNDKGDSHCVQIRSWFDYRNHICIVFEKLGPSLFDFLKRNKYCPFPVDLVREFGRQLLESVAYMHDLRLIHTDLKPENILLVSSDYVRLPGYKKVSSDEMLSRCLPKSSAIKLIDFGSAAFDNQNHSSIVSTRHYRAPEVILGLGWSYPCDLWSVGCILVELCSGEALFQTHENLEHLAMMERVFGPLPEHMIRRADKGAEKYFRRGLRLNWPEGAVSRESIRAVNKLHRLQDLVSQHVESSRFSLTDLLNGLLMYEPSERLTARQALNHPFFNNLT; encoded by the exons ATGGTGAGCTTGGAAGTTGCACAAGTGATGGAGAATCGAACCAAGAAAAGAACTCGCTCCGCGTGGGACATCACACCAGCTCAACCACAG gCGAAACGGGGAGAGGTGGTGAGTAGTAATGAAGTGATAAGTAGAAGAAGACAAGCGTCGCCGCCGAGAAGGGACGACGATCGTGAAGGCCATTACGTCTTCAATCTCGGCGAGAATCTCACTCCTAGAT ATAAGATACTCAGCAAGATGGGTGAAG GCACATTTGGTCGAGTTTTGGAATGTTGGGACCGTCAAACACGAGAGTATGTGGCAATCAAGGTAGTTCGAAGCATACGCAAATACCGCAATGCAGCGATGATTGAGGTTGATGTACTTCAACATCTTGCCAAGAATGATAAAGGCGACTCCCA TTGCGTTCAAATTCGGAGCTGGTTTGATTACCGCAATCACATATGTATT GTGTTTGAGAAGCTTGGACCAAGCTTATTTGATTTTctaaagagaaataaatacTGCCCATTCCCTGTGGATCTTGTTCGGGAATTTGGACGACAGCTTTTGGAATCTGTAGCAT ATATGCATGATTTACGCTTAATTCACACTGACCTGAAGCCAGAAAATATACTTCTTGTGTCTTCTGACTATGTAAGGCTCCCTGGTTATAAG AAGGTTTCTTCAGATGAAATGCTATCCAGGTGCTTGCCCAAGTCTAGTGCCATTAAGCTGATTGATTTTGGTAGTGCTGCTTTTGATAATCAGAATCATAGCTCCATTGTTTCAACAAGGCATTACAGAGCCCCTGAGGTTATTTTAG GTTTAGGATGGAGTTATCCATGTGATTTGTGGAGCGTTGGCTGTATACTTGTTGAACTCTGCTCg GGTGAAGCATTATTTCAGACCCATGAGAATTTAGAGCATTTGGCAATGATGGAGAGGGTGTTCGGACCTCTGCCAGAGCATATGATTCGAAGGGCTGA CAAAGGTGCTGAAAAATATTTCAGGCGAGGATTGCGCCTAAATTGGCCAGAAGGAGCTGTTTCAAGGGAGAGTATTAGAGCTGTCAACAAGCTCCATCGTCTACAG GATCTGGTATCTCAACATGTAGAGTCCTCAAGATTCTCTCTCACCGATTTGTTGAATGGTTTACTAATGTATGAGCCATCCGAACGACTCACGGCTCGACAGGCTTTGAATCATCCCttctttaataatttaactTGA
- the LOC115970713 gene encoding serine/threonine-protein kinase AFC3 isoform X3: MVSLEVAQVMENRTKKRTRSAWDITPAQPQAKRGEVVSSNEVISRRRQASPPRRDDDREGHYVFNLGENLTPRYKILSKMGEGTFGRVLECWDRQTREYVAIKVVRSIRKYRNAAMIEVDVLQHLAKNDKGDSHCVQIRSWFDYRNHICIVFEKLGPSLFDFLKRNKYCPFPVDLVREFGRQLLESVAYMHDLRLIHTDLKPENILLVSSDYVSSDEMLSRCLPKSSAIKLIDFGSAAFDNQNHSSIVSTRHYRAPEVILGLGWSYPCDLWSVGCILVELCSGEALFQTHENLEHLAMMERVFGPLPEHMIRRADKGAEKYFRRGLRLNWPEGAVSRESIRAVNKLHRLQDLVSQHVESSRFSLTDLLNGLLMYEPSERLTARQALNHPFFNNLT; encoded by the exons ATGGTGAGCTTGGAAGTTGCACAAGTGATGGAGAATCGAACCAAGAAAAGAACTCGCTCCGCGTGGGACATCACACCAGCTCAACCACAG gCGAAACGGGGAGAGGTGGTGAGTAGTAATGAAGTGATAAGTAGAAGAAGACAAGCGTCGCCGCCGAGAAGGGACGACGATCGTGAAGGCCATTACGTCTTCAATCTCGGCGAGAATCTCACTCCTAGAT ATAAGATACTCAGCAAGATGGGTGAAG GCACATTTGGTCGAGTTTTGGAATGTTGGGACCGTCAAACACGAGAGTATGTGGCAATCAAGGTAGTTCGAAGCATACGCAAATACCGCAATGCAGCGATGATTGAGGTTGATGTACTTCAACATCTTGCCAAGAATGATAAAGGCGACTCCCA TTGCGTTCAAATTCGGAGCTGGTTTGATTACCGCAATCACATATGTATT GTGTTTGAGAAGCTTGGACCAAGCTTATTTGATTTTctaaagagaaataaatacTGCCCATTCCCTGTGGATCTTGTTCGGGAATTTGGACGACAGCTTTTGGAATCTGTAGCAT ATATGCATGATTTACGCTTAATTCACACTGACCTGAAGCCAGAAAATATACTTCTTGTGTCTTCTGACTAT GTTTCTTCAGATGAAATGCTATCCAGGTGCTTGCCCAAGTCTAGTGCCATTAAGCTGATTGATTTTGGTAGTGCTGCTTTTGATAATCAGAATCATAGCTCCATTGTTTCAACAAGGCATTACAGAGCCCCTGAGGTTATTTTAG GTTTAGGATGGAGTTATCCATGTGATTTGTGGAGCGTTGGCTGTATACTTGTTGAACTCTGCTCg GGTGAAGCATTATTTCAGACCCATGAGAATTTAGAGCATTTGGCAATGATGGAGAGGGTGTTCGGACCTCTGCCAGAGCATATGATTCGAAGGGCTGA CAAAGGTGCTGAAAAATATTTCAGGCGAGGATTGCGCCTAAATTGGCCAGAAGGAGCTGTTTCAAGGGAGAGTATTAGAGCTGTCAACAAGCTCCATCGTCTACAG GATCTGGTATCTCAACATGTAGAGTCCTCAAGATTCTCTCTCACCGATTTGTTGAATGGTTTACTAATGTATGAGCCATCCGAACGACTCACGGCTCGACAGGCTTTGAATCATCCCttctttaataatttaactTGA